Proteins from one Diorhabda carinulata isolate Delta chromosome 10, icDioCari1.1, whole genome shotgun sequence genomic window:
- the LOC130898898 gene encoding uncharacterized protein LOC130898898, whose protein sequence is MRAQLQNDPTAQEFSKQLLDLGNGDIEFHKDTQHITLPDNFCTVVETKNELIESVFPEIPNNYLNNDWLSNRAILAAKNVGIDLINYQIQQLLPGDLMSFKSIDATVEENDAVNFLIEFLNSLDISGM, encoded by the coding sequence ATGCGAGCACAACTCCAAAATGATCCAACAGCACAAGAATTTTCTAAGCAATTACTGGATCTTGGAAACGGTGATATAGAATTTCATAAAGATACGCAACATATTACATTGCCAGATAATTTCTGTACTGTCGTTGAAACTAAAAATGAACTGATTGAAAGTGTCTTCCCAGAAATACCAAATAACTACTTAAATAATGACTGGCTTAGTAATCGTGCAATTTTGGCAGCGAAAAATGTTGGTATTGATCTGATCAACTACCAGATACAACAATTATTACCAGGTGATTTGATGTCATTCAAGTCGATCGATGCTACTGTAGAAGAAAACGATGCAGTGAATTTCCTaatcgaatttttaaattctttagaCAT